Proteins encoded by one window of Lathyrus oleraceus cultivar Zhongwan6 chromosome 1, CAAS_Psat_ZW6_1.0, whole genome shotgun sequence:
- the LOC127093196 gene encoding protein FAR-RED IMPAIRED RESPONSE 1-like produces MDSSSIFIECGSSQGEDVEVDHGDCDGDDDDSLWVPTIGMYFYCLEEVKIYYQEYALKKGFGWRIKSSKKGDDGEVNYLILSCSRAGSNISKLSCKLKTLPSREKNYPAKICIKLKQDGLWYITQFESNHSHETSPTKASLFKANKKMNLHVRRTIQINDDAGVRMNKTFQSLVKDAGGHENIPFCEKDVRNYINKEHHAIGKEGDGKALISYFCKMREQNTNFFYLNDDFHVRNVFWADARSKATYEYFGDVITFDTIYLTNKYDIPFD; encoded by the coding sequence ATGGACAGTTCAAGCATTTTTATAGAATGTGGTAGTAGTCAAGGGGAAGATGTAGAAGTTGATCATGGTGATTGTGACGGTGATGATGATGACTCACTTTGGGTTCCTACAATTGGGATGTATTTTTATTGTCTAGAGGAAGTTAAAATATATTATCAAGAGTATGCTTTAAAAAAAGGGTTTGGATGGAGGATTAAATCATCGAAAAAAGGAGATGATGGGGAGGTCAACTACCTAATACTTTCATGTTCAAGAGCAGGGTCTAACATTTCAAAACTTTCATGCAAGTTAAAGACACTACCATCTAGAGAGAAAAATTATCCTGCCAAGATTTGTATTAAATTGAAACAAGATGGTTTGTGGTACATTACACAATTTGAATCTAACCATTCTCATGAGACTAGTCCTACAAAAGCAAGCTTGTTCAAGGCTAACAAGAAAATGAACTTACATGTGAGGAGAACAATCCAAATCAATGATGATGCGGGAGTAAGGATGAACAAGACTTTTCAATCGCTTGTTAAAGATGCAGGAGGACATGAAAATATTCCCTTTTGTGAAAAAGATGTAAGGAATTATATTAACAAAGAGCATCATGCGATTGGAAAAGAAGGTGATGGTAAGGCTTTGATTAGTTATTTTTGTAAAATGAGGGAACAAAATACAAATTTCTTCTATTTGAATGATGATTTTCATGTGAGGAATGTATTTTGGGCTGATGCAAGAAGTAAAGCCACTTACGAATATTTTGGAGATGTTATAACTTTTGACACAATATACTTGACTAACAAGTATGACATACCTTTTGACTAA
- the LOC127118343 gene encoding thioredoxin-like 2, chloroplastic: protein MAHVHTIRLQFQSLRLPSPSFFTTLPPLPPKSLFSLPPPSHFKSRKQLLPFKVCAAVTENGPPKWWEKNAPNMIDIHSTQEFLNALSQAEDRLVIVEFYGTWCASCRALFPKLCRTAEEHPEIVFLKVNFDENKPMCKSLNVKVLPYFHFYRGAEGQLESFSCSLAKFQKIKDAILTHNTARCSIGPPKGIGDLVLESSSAPKDKPAESV from the exons ATGGCACATGTTCATACTATTCGATTACAATTTCAATCTCTTCGACTTCCATCTCCCTCTTTCTTCACTACTCTCCCGCCGCTTCCACCTAAGAGCCTTTTCTCTCTGCCACCGCCGTCGCATTTCAAATCCAGAAAACAATTGCTTCCTTTCAAG GTATGTGCAGCTGTTACAGAAAATGGTCCACCAAAATGGTGGGAAAAGAATGCACCAAACATGATTGACATTCACTCCACACAAGAGTTTCTGAATGCTTTGAGTCAAGCTGAGGATAGACTAGTTATTGTTGAGTTTTATGGGACTTGGTGTGCTTCTTGCCGAGCATTATTCCCCAAG CTATGTAGAACAGCTGAAGAACACCCTGAGATTGTTTTTTTGAAAGTAAATTTTGACGAGAATAAGCCAATGTGCAAAAGTCTGAATGTTAAAGTACTTCCTTACTTCCACTTCTATAGAGGGGCTGAGGGGCAGCTGGAATCATTTTCATGTTCACTTGCCAAG TTTCAAAAAATAAAGGATGCCATCTTGACACATAACACAGCTCGATGCAGCATCGGTCCTCCCAAGGGAATCGGCGATTTGGTTCTTGAATCGTCCTCTGCTCCCAAGGATAAACCAGCAGAATCTGTTTGA
- the LOC127118353 gene encoding PRA1 family protein F2, translating to MTTYGTILEDEETRSNTNLVYVLEVKDRIQAGLGVTRPWKEMIRSSHIKPPSSFFDALQRINTNAKHFRANYVIIILFILFLSLLGNPTSLIMLIVMMIGWLYLYFLRVTPLVILGYQIDERLVVISLLLITIGLLVLTNVTHNVIVGMCVGLGAVLVHAVLRETEDLFTLDEDVRIVRGVREVIKVPLRQPGSSSFSLPP from the coding sequence ATGACTACCTACGGAACAATCTTGGAAGACGAAGAAACTCGGTCAAATACAAACTTAGTTTACGTTTTGGAGGTGAAAGACCGAATCCAGGCGGGTCTAGGCGTAACAAGACCATGGAAAGAAATGATCCGATCATCTCATATCAAACCCCCATCATCTTTCTTCGACGCACTTCAAAGAATCAACACGAACGCCAAACATTTCCGCGCAAATTACGTTATCATCATATTGTTCATTCTTTTCCTTAGCTTACTAGGAAACCCTACATCATTGATCATGTTAATTGTGATGATGATTGGATGGTTGTACTTATATTTCCTTAGAGTTACACCTTTGGTGATTTTGGGGTATCAAATTGATGAGAGATTGGTGGTAATATCCTTGTTGTTGATCACCATTGGTTTGCTTGTTCTAACAAATGTAACACATAATGTGATAGTTGGTATGTGTGTTGGTCTAGGTGCTGTGTTGGTCCATGCTGTATTGAGAGAAACTGAGGATCTTTTCACATTGGATGAAGATGTAAGAATTGTAAGAGGTGTTAGAGAAGTTATCAAAGTCCCTCTTAGACAACCTGGTTCATCTTCTTTTAGTTTGCCTCCTTAG